One Acropora palmata chromosome 2, jaAcrPala1.3, whole genome shotgun sequence genomic window, GAACAAGGACGAGTGGAGGCCTCCTCGCTACCACAGACTTTGCTCGTCTTTTTCTCGCGCTCGCCGCAATTTCGTTCCTCTCTACCAACTGAAAGCCTGGAGCAGGTTGAGGCGTAAAAAACCCACTCGCCATGTTAGAAGAACACTAGGAAAAGGTTACAAATCACCAGGCGGAGGCTACCTGTTATCCAATTGTGTAATTTGTGTTACCGAAGGGTGAAAGTACGAGTAACCCGTTAAAAATAAACCACAGGTTTTTGACGAATCAGAACGAGCGAGGtaacttttttgttctctaaTGCATTTAACAGACGCGTTCTTACCATCAAttaacttcaaaataaatCCATATCTATGAATTTCtgccttcttcttttttgtgaAATCAAGAGTGTCTTGATCGGGCAATGCAGGTACATACAAGCTTCTCAGAAATGTGCAATCGTTGCTGGTCAGTGGTTCATTTAGTAAAATCTTCATCTTATCTGCAGTCAACAATTCTTCGAActgcaaagagaaacaaacgaCTGACTTTAAGTATCAAACTTAAGTTTATATAGCAAGTCGCTTATAGGTTGACTTAATGCAAGAATAAAGATCACATCATATTAAAGCAGAACAAATCAAATACTGGTTTTCCGTGGGAGCGTAGAAACTGGTACACtcagagaaaaacctctcggaggaGAGAAGAGAataaacaaactcaacccataTGCAAACTAAACCCATGAGTCAAACCGTGCTTTCACAGTTGAACTGGAACCATCATGCGATGGAGGCCTCTTGCCGAAAAGATTATCCCGCATCAGCCTCCATTCGGTGCTCGTTCCAGTGCAACCGCGAGAACACACAGTCCAAGGTTTGAAGTTGCGCTACATGCGAAATGACCTACCGTTATAGTGTGCTCTGGTaaatgtgataaaaaaattctctGTGGCAACTaagaacaatattattttattgtatttaacTTTCAAGGCTAgtgatatatatgtatatatatatcatagaaaaaaaaaacctctggTGCGATGAAAGATGTTATTTTTTCCGAATTTTGACTCCATGTTCCAAGCGCTCGGATTTTTTTGAATTGTCCGaaacaacattgaaaaataaaagagaacaacaacaactcgTCTTTCTTTCTGGCTGTCGACTCACCCATCCCAGGTACTTTTTGACCCTTGCTTTTCGCTGCTCTCGGCTCTTTGTTGTCATCAACACGTTCTTGTATATGCGCTCAATATTCTTCATGTCCTGGTCGGTGAAATCATCTAGAACCGTGAGTGAAAATCGTgtgaatattattaaaaacggAAATGCGAGTGTTTCTTTCTCCCTGATATAATTCTGCAAGTTCGCTTGCAAGTTCCGTAGGTACTCCTAATTGCATTTCGATAACCGCAAAGGAACCGTTAAGTATTACAGGAAAGTCGACTGTGAAAGCTAAGCCAAAAACTGACATGGTTTTTGCTCGAGTGAGAACAACACTAAATTAAACTTGCAATGCATCTCGGGGCTATCGCGCAATGAATCTCGAGATTGCATGCCTGAGTTCGCCCGATTATAAATGTTATGCCTTGCGGTTTGGTTTCTGAGGTACACTCGGCATTTCTTCGGGCCGTCGAGTTACAGTTTTCGCATTGCCGTCGGATACCGAGCGCCACCGAACGAATGCTCGGCTTATCACATGGCAGGAAAAAACATAATATTCGTTTCTCAGAGTTGTGGCGGATTTCCCTCTGGATTTTCCTGTTGTGTTCACGGTAAGCATCATCATGATTCGACTTAGATATATTATTGAAAGTTGTCATAGCTTTCAAACTGTGTTGTTCTCTGGTTTAAGAAACATTTCGCTTCAGATTCTTCGCATTGACGGTCGAGTTTGGCACGAAGGCAGTCGCATGTTATGTCAAAGGCTACCATCACCATCGACTACTACAAGGTGTTTGGTCTTACAAAATCTCCCCTCTTTGGGGCTGCCTGCATTGATCAGGCCTCCTCCTGCAATGGGCAATATTATCGACCCAAAGCCTCTTACGAGTTGTATTCTGTCATAATGCTGTCAGTGTAAACTTCAAGCACGACATGAGGGGTAGCAAATTCACATTGATTATAGAAACACTAAAGCCTGTTCAGAGCTGGTTGTGTTAAAAGTTAGAGTAAGTTTTCCATGTCCCCACATATGCACACCAAGATCTAACTCGGCAATAATTGCACTCTCCAatattaatgtaaatttaCACTCGAGCATTTCCCTTCTCACTGAGAATTACTAGTCTAAATAGATAGTCCAATGACACAAAGAAATCACGCAGGCTTGTGTCGAGTACATACGATGACTTGGCTGTTCGATCACTCACCTCTCTTTGCAACGGAGAAAAAGCCTTTTGCAACTGCACTCTAGTCAGCgagatttttaaatgcaaGGCAACTAAGGGAACGAActtttttggtttcatttatTACGGctttttttatctgttttttCGCTATCATTGGACTGTATGAAACATCAAGTGGAGATATCAATTCCAGTCCGGAAATATTCGACCAAATGTACAACTAAATTACCTTTTCAACCGTACAAgttgtttgcatttttctaAAATAGGAAGCACTAACCTGGCAAAATGTTGTCTGCAACCACATCAAGTGGATCATCGttatcaacatcatcatcttcatcatcatcatcgtcatcatcattgtcatcatcgcTTAACACATCTTCACATTTCCTGGCCTTACTGAGACTCACAGTACGCTTTATTTTGTGCGTGCCAACAAACTCTCCCTTCATGAGCtccagtgttttttttttctttattgtacTGAACACGACAGTGCTTGAAAAGAATTGGTCCCCATGAGTTTCTTTTTGCAACTCCCGGAGGGGTTGACGTTTTTTTGTACTTACCATAGAGTTTGGATTTTAAAACCTTTGACAACCGCGATGAAGGTTCGAGACCAGCTTCTATTTCCAACTGAAAACcaagggaaataaaaaaaaatggttataTGCCAACTTACCACTCACCCTTGAACCAGCCAATCACTTTAGCTGGAAACAGTTTGATCGtatgaaaatcaaaacaaacacgTAAAGTCATCCAAAGTGAAAATGGAGAAAGAGTGCATACTTCCTGCTTCCTTTTACCCACAACCTCAAGTTTTTCACTGTAAACTACGGAGGTTATAAGAAACAGTTCTTGATCTTGATAAGGGATCATCTTATCATCGTCCAGGACTGCGCAAGAGAGTATTCCACGAAGGTCTGGATCTAATATACATTTCTGGCCAACTCTACCAAGTTGAAGGTCCCCCAGGTTGCCATCGGCAGTCAGTTTTATCTCAATATCCGCAATATCGACACCAAATTCCGTGTGGCTGTTATGGAAATAGATAAAGTAGGAAAATCAAATGGTTGTTTGCTTTGGCTCTTCACAGTGAATACGCTTTCACGGACTAACTATTAAAGAAAGGGCTCAAAGCAAGGCGGACACACTTTACTTCAGCCCCAGGTTTGGCCATAACCGTACGCATGAGCAGAACCGTATCACCGATCCGCTTTTTCTGGAAGCACCGCCCCACACACAAGATCGTAGTAGAAAGGATGTTCCCAACCCTAGCtatattttcatttgtgtGGAGCTGTCGCTTAAAGGGGTTTACAAAAACAGTCCTCGGTAACTGTTGGCCTAACAAAGCCGAAATGGCTGTGAATGGAAACACATCCCAAGTGAAAAGGATAAAATGTGCtgttacgaaaaaaaaaagttaggTTAGCTACAATGGATGATGACAACGTAGAGAACCATCTTTTATTTGTGGCACAAATAATTCTGGTCAATATGTGAAAAGATAGGCCAGttagtgctttttttttctggtgcACCTAAATCACCCCTTTTCTTTGTAGGAAAACCGTCTACTTGGCATTATTTCTGTCACATGTTTGAGAACTCACGACTCCTTCCCAGCAAATTCCTTTAAAAATTCGATCCCACCACTATCGATGAAGTCGGAATATTgtcagggtctctcttctttccCTCCCTTGGTgcaagagagagagagagagagagacacAAGGAAGAAGAGAGAACCTGGGAACGATGTTGGAAATTGTGAACCCGTCTTCTTCGCAGCAGCTCGGACCGACGTCACCCGATGAGGATCATTGCGTGACTTTGGTTGTGAAGGAGAGTACAGTATACCAGGAGCtcatgagtaggagcatgcagcTCCAAAACTAAGCCTACGTCAGTGCattttttacagactgatctttttttcagaatacCTTTTCTGTTGAGAAAGAAAATCAGTTCAGTGACGCAGCGACGTCAATTCTTTTCTTGTAAcaggtcatggcactcccacgggagtcgcattccagggaaattcgatctaaaaatagatcggtctatgaaaacacCTTGCCATGAATATAGTATAGTTCCATGCTCCTAGTCATAAGCTCTTGCACATACCCATTAATCCGTTGCTGGAGGACAACATGCAACCTGGTTGGAACATGTACTATTCTCAGAAGACTCGAGTACTGCTTTCAGGTAACTAAAATAAGCTTTGCAAATATGTGATTTTGTTTCACGTAAACCTCTATTGTACTGGCCAAAACTAAATATTGCACTGTGGAGTAGCAGAACTTCCGATATGCGGATCGGAAGACTGCTTTTGCGAATCCTTGCATGTTTTACGAGTTTCCCCTCTAAAATGAAGACATGATAAAACACAATTGTGATCAGTAAAATTAGctaatttaataaaattagCTATTTCACAATCCGcggttcaatatatgaaatatttcatatatcacttcccactcattcttcacgggcttaatagaactcacaaatgaccaattcatagctcagttgttTAGAGCGTCGCCACGGTGTCGctaggtcacgggttcaaaccccgttgacgccctgactttttcaggtttctATACGCTTTTGCTTAAactgcgttcataactgcgatgaacatagcttacttgaaaaTTAGCTAAATTAATCCTAAATTAGCATCAACAATTTTCTGTcttgattttaatttcaagataatatttcattaatttgtcaatgaatttcattaatttgtcaATGAATTTAATACCTGTGCACTGGAAGATTTTTCCCCTTCCTCATATCGTTTCCTTTAATAACATTTAATTTAACGGCTTCCAGGTATTCTTTTTCACAATCGCTGGAAACATATTTTTCCAGACCAGCAAGAATGATGATTTCATCTCTCGCGAAGGGATGTTTCCATACTGATCTCTTTTGTTTGATTATCAGGGACAAAGGCTTTGCTGTCTCTGAACGTCCATGCAAAAGTGGCACGTAGTCACCATCGTCGAAGTTCTCTCGGGAAAACTTGCGAAGTAGTTCTTCAGTCATGACTGATTGACCTGAAAGCCGACGGCATAAAATGAACCTAAGTGTCATTATAGAAAAGAGCGCTAAAGAGCGGCTGACTTAAAATCTAAAGAATTCGCGGACAAAAACGAATAATCGGATTTCTTCCGCATATTTTGCCAGAGAAACCCTTTGGAAGACCATTATCGATGATTTCAATCAAACTTCCCGAACAGTTTTAGCTTTTAGGAAATCTGACAAAACGTGAAAACTGAGACCGTGACAAAAATTACCCTGAAATTCACCAGGAAATTGGAGTTTTTAAACGCTCGCGCGAAGCAAATCGGTAGGTTGCAATATAGATGTCGTTTGCTCATGAATAGCGATTCATCTTGGCATctagaaaatgcaaaaatattacaaaGATAATCAATTCTAGTTTGGCTTTCTCTTTTGCTGACGAAAGTTGCCACTTTAAGCGTTTTGAGAAACGTCCGAAGATTAGATAAATTTAcatgaaggaaaaattgttttgccaCCAATATGGAATTTGCGATTATGCTTCACATCACAATAAAGCTTAATATTTGTTCTATAATGTAGCAAAACTCTGGCTTTGGCACTATAAATCATACGAATTTAGAGATCTAAATGTTGTACGTTGTCTAGAGGAAGACATACTGTCACAGGAAAATTGAATCAAACGTTGCATGGTAAATTTGGCGGTGATATGACTTCATACATCATTCTTTGATTCGAGGCATTAAAAGTTTGCGCATCTATTGAAAggaaacattgaaaaacaataatctcTAACTACCCTCCTTACCGCGTTTGGGTTCTACTTCCGTTTTCTTATGCCTTATCCTGTTCTTCACCTCCAAATGAATGAAACGTTTCGATCAATTCGATATTTTACCgacaatagacctctttaacttttttgttttcccatgtcagaccacgtgatgccctcatgggaattttccttttgtttttgtcactagttatgcgtacattcgagtagcatcacgtggtctgaaatgggaaaacaaaacatacaagctaaagaggtctattacTTCCGTATTTGGTGAGACACTTCCCGTCGACAaccaaatatggaaatgaCACCAGATCGATGAGACCGCTTTTCTCACGGATTTTGCGGTTTACTTCGGAAAAGTTCAAGAATAGCGGCTTATGCACTCGGAGTTGGGTTTCAGTTTCGaaaacttgacatgataacaTGTATAATAATCGAATGTGATAGATATTGTGTTTATTTGCTTGGTGTTTTCTTTATGGCTTACTTAACTGAATACTCAATGCAAAATCCCAATAGTTTTCCTTCCCCATTTTTTAGCCTATTAAAAGCTTGAATTTTCACTTTCGGTGAtcgaagtaaaaaaaaaagagaaccgGCATGGTAGTATGGGAATTTGGAATACAGGCAAGATTCCCGTATttgagaaactgaaaagtttCTAACATAAGTTGCATATGAAAGTTGAAACCCAGTACCGATAAAGTCATCAAAAGCTTCCATTTTTCTTGCCCTTCTCAAAACCATGTTAACATACAGGAGGTCATACTGCAGTACCGTTTAGTGTCAAGTTtttattagagagcttaagtgCCAGTCGTTCTCAATTCACCGAGGTCAACCAGAAAGGGGATTGCATACATTTTTCGCACTTCGCATGTCACACGGCCGTCACGCTTTGTCACTTAGGGCTCCAAGGTAGTGTTTACGCCCGTTCAGCTTCGCCACGACCCTCAGAGTTTCAGAACATTTCAGCAATGGAAACATTGATGGCTTCCAGCGGCAGCAAGGACAAAGAAATGTCTCCCTAAGTAAAGCGAATTTAAATTTACTACGTTTCTGTTCGAgagtgcattttttttccatgataAATAAGCGAAGTCATTCAAACTCGAGTAAAATGGTGTGTTTATAATAAGCGTAAGCTGAATATTGTGAGGTCAATTTGAAATTATATTTTGCATGGAGGTAAGCTTAGACATGTAACAAATCGAGTTTTTTCAATTCGATATTTAAGTAACCAAGTATTGAACGAACTGTGTCAGTGTGGGAGGTGGTACTGCACTTTTATTCAAAGATAATTTCAGTGTGCGTCAACTTCCCGCCGCTGAACAAGTTCTTTAGAATTTTCTGAATATTTGATTGATGGTTTCTCATTACAGTTTAGACTTGTAGTTCTTTACAGGCTACCTTATTCTGCTGCTTACCCTGTCACTTCGAGTACCCTTTTCATGGAATTCAGCGAGTACCTGGAAtctctattttcattcaaagttCCGTCGTGCATATCTTGTGATTTCAATTTCCATCTTGATGTCAGTGATGATGTAGACACTTTTATTGACTTGTTGGATTCGATGTGTATTACTCAATATGGTTCAAGGTGGCTTCCATTAAAAAGAAGGGCTAACCGGTCATGAGGTCCCCAAGATATAACGTCCCAGACATGACGCCCACTAACTACAAGACATAACGCCCCCTACTACTGAGATATAATGCCCCCAAACATGAGTTAAGAACTTAAGTGTAACGTGTGTAAGGCTTTAGGATTTAACAAAGGCAACGTTAAACGAAAACAATTCGTGAACTTAATGCGCATAACTCGGTCTGTTGATGGTAAGCAGTAAAATATGAGTCGCACTTGACAAGGCGCCCTTGTTGCCATGTTGTCATTGTAAATCGATCGATGGTTTAAGTTGATTCACAGAGTTGAGCGGTTGTTGGAGTGAAACAGCATGATATGCTGACTTGTGGCATTGCTCGATCAGTTCAACTGTTTTGGACGCCATTTTTGACCCACCGCATTCTTTCATATTGACCTGCGTGAAGACTAGCACCAAGTTTTGTGTTTAAAGTatattctttttctgtttgcttttctttgatgCATCTGAATATACGTAGTCTCTCGCGTAATCTATACCCAAATTACAAAACTTGCTTGGCAGCAATATCAACTATAAGTTCTCCGTTATTGGAATTTCTGAAACATGGCTCAGAGATTTTCTTCATGCGGTCGACATAGATGGTTTCACTTTTTTACATAGTCATAGGACTAGTTAGACAGGTGATGGTGTTGGTATTTACGTGACCTTTGAACTTCACTTTAAAACTCGTTATGATCTCACCTCAGTCGAtcagaaatattttgaatcaTTAGTTATTGAAATAATTAGGCAAACAGggaaaaacataattattggCATTGTTTGTAGACCTTCTAATCTGAATTCAGTTTTGTGACTGAGCTTCATAAGATATTGTTTAAATGCGTCTGGAGATAACAACGTGTTGAGTATTGGTTGATTATTTGCCATTTAATAATGGATTTACTGGTACGTGCTAGCACATGGGCATtttgtctgcgcatgcgctAAAAGAATAGAAGAACACGAGTTCGGCGCCATTTGTTGTTTTGAGCGCGCTCCCCGCGGGTTTTGAAACTGCGATCAAcgctttaaaaaagaacttATGAAGAGAGGTGAATGATTGTAAGAAATTTACACACTTTTCTATCAGTATGGATATTCTTCGGGGTATTTGGGAGTTCAGATGAGAATATTGTAATGATCAAAGTACGAACAAAACGAGATAAAGGCCCAAAGAAGTGGAGTTTGGCATTTGATTTACCGAAGTTCAAGATGTTCACACGAAAAGACAAATTATGCAGGTTAGTATCAAGATGTTGAAGCTTTATTGTTTTGATTCACGGGGTTGTATGTTGTCACGATCGTCAGATACACCATCCTTTTTTAgatgga contains:
- the LOC141873338 gene encoding uncharacterized protein LOC141873338; its protein translation is MTEELLRKFSRENFDDGDYVPLLHGRSETAKPLSLIIKQKRSVWKHPFARDEIIILAGLEKYVSSDCEKEYLEAVKLNVIKGNDMRKGKNLPVHSHTEFGVDIADIEIKLTADGNLGDLQLGRVGQKCILDPDLRGILSCAVLDDDKMIPYQDQELFLITSVVYSEKLEVVGKRKQELEIEAGLEPSSRLSKVLKSKLYGKYKKTSTPPGVAKRNSWGPILFKHCRVQYNKEKKNTGAHEGRVCWHAQNKAYCESQ